A segment of the Nostoc sp. TCL26-01 genome:
CCCAAGGACTTGCTAATCAAAGATTGAATCAAATTCGTCAACGCAAAGAAGACGCTGAGAAACAAGCTAAAGATAATGCTTGGAAATCTGGGTTAAGGATTGGTATTAGCAGTCTCATATTGTCAATTGGTTACATCATCATCGGTTGGTCAGGACTGAGAGGTATGGGTGCTTTTCAAGGTGGTGGACGCACTAAGAAAGTGCCAGCCCGTTAATCCATGATTCATCAATAGGGCAGTAGTGCAAATCAAATAATCTTGAAAGTGCCTACTGCCTGTTTGTTGAACTCATCTGATAATCAAAAGATACTGAGTATTTAGCCAAATTACTATAAAACTAGGCAATGTTCTCGATTTACATATTGACTTATAACGAAGAAATAGATATTGCTGCCTGTATTGAGTCGGCGATGCTATCGGATGATATTATTGTTGTCGATTCTTGTAGCAGCGATCGCACTTTGGAAATTGCCCATCGTTATCCCATCCGTGTTGTCGAACACGCTTTTGAAAGCCACGGCCGCCAACGCACTTGGATGCTAGAGTCGATCCCCCCTAAACATGAATGGGTATATATTCTCGAAGCAGATGAACGAATGACACCAGAATTGTTTGCTGAATGTGAACAAGCAATTCAAAATCCTGACTTCATCGGCTATTATGTCGCCGAACGGGTGATTTTTATGAATCAGTGGATTCGCCGTAGCACTCAATACCCCCGTTACCAAATGCGTCTGTTCCGTCACGGTAAGGTTTGGTTTACAGATTATGGTCACACTGAGAGAGAAGTTTGCAATGGGGCTACCAGTTTTTTGAAAGAAACCTATCCCCATTACACTTGTAGTAAGGGCTTAAGTCGCTGGATTGAAAAACACAACCGTTACTCGACTGATGAAGCGAAGGAGACTTTACACCAATTAGAAAATGGCAAGGTGGAATGGCTAGATTTGTTCTTCGGTAAATCAGAAGTTGCCAGAAGACGGGCGTTAAAAGACTTATCTTTGAGACTACCTGCTAGGCCATTACTACGTTTTTTATATATGTACTTTATTTTAGGTGGTTGCCTAGACGGGCAAGCAGGGATGGCATGGTGTACACTACAAGCTTTCTATGAGTATCTGATTTTGCTGAAAGCTTGGGAAATGAAAAATATTCCTACTCCTAGCCTAGAAGCACAGTTAGTTCCCAACCTACAAAGTAACTCAGAATCTCACCATACCACATCAGAAACCCCAAAATTCAGTGAGGGAGAGAAATCAATTCAAAATTCAAAATGACGCGACGCTCCTGCGTCGCTAACGCTGCGCTATCGCGGACTCGCTCTAAGCGAAGCTATGCCGTTCGCGTTAGCGTCTCTGAAAGAGAAGGCTTTACGCTGCGCTAACAAAATTCAAAATGAAGAAATAATGACTAATGACTAATGACCAATGACTAATGACTAAAGTTAATATTTGTAAACCCTGTTTTCAGAAAAATCTCTTTTACCTAGTCTGTTGTAAGTTAGAGACAGACTCAGCTGACGACTAAAATTAGCCAGCTTTTTCTAGATGAGCAGCTTTTAACTGAGTGCGATATTATTGGTAATAACTAAGAAATTTGCAACAATCATTTACAAGTTGTACAAAGAAAAGTAAAGTCCTGCCAGACAAAAATACTTTTTGTTTTGATGGGGATGTGTCTCAATTCGCTCTATGCTAGTAGTAACCGCACCCTAGCAAAAGTTTGTAGTAATTAGCTAACATTCCCCAAGCTTGGTACTTGGGGTATTCATTGGTGGTATAAAAAACCACAAGAAACATCTTGCCAATTCAACATATTTACTGGAATGAGTACCAATAACGAAAGTTCCACTATCCTGAAAAAAGAGAGTAGAAGTTTGGGGATTGAGCGCTTAAAACAAGACTTAAAAAATGACTTAATTGCTGGGTTGCTGGTAGTCATTCCGCTAGCGACAACAATTTGGTTGACAATTACCATCGCTAATTGGGTAATTGATTTTCTTACGCAAGTTCCCAAACAACTTAATCCCTTTGATGGACTAAATCCAATACTAGTAAGTATACTGAATTTAGCAGTGGGCTTTGCTGTACCACTACTAAGTATATTGGTAATTGGATTGATGGCGCGAAATATCGCTGGTAGGTGGTTGCTAGACTTTGGTGAGCGATTATTACAGGCGATTCCTTTAGCGGGACAGGTATATAAAACCCTCAAACAACTGTTAGAGACATTACTCAAAGATTCCAATGGGAAATTTCGCCGGGTGATTTTAGTCGAGTATCCGCGTCGAGGAATTTGGGCGATCGCCTTTGTTACAGGTGTGATGAGTAGCGAAATTCAATCCCAAATGTCTCGCCCGATGCTGAGTGTGTTTATTCCCACTACACCAAACCCAACTACAGGTTGGTATGCTGTGGTTCCCGAAGATGAAGTAGTCAACCTCTCTATGTCTGTAGAAGATGCCTTTAAAGTAATAGTCTCTGGCGGCATTGTTGCACCAAATCCACCTCTAACAACCTTGAAAATATCCCCAGAACATAATCTGAAAACAACAACCCAAAAGCTCAAACATCCAGCCATCTCCATCGAAGAAACCTAAAAAAATCCGGTAAAGTCGCAGCCAAATAGATAAGATGGTTGTCTGGCTTGATCAAATATTGATTAATTTGCCACCAAAAAATTAAATTAGTACTGAAATACTTACTTCTATGCAAGACCGTAAACCACAGCAGATTGCTCGTGAACTGGCTCTTTTAAGCCTGAGTCAGTTACCAGTAAACCCGAAAAAATTAACAGAAGAACACCTACCCAAGTTAGTTCTAGCTACAGTGCGTACCTTGAGAGCAGAAGTACAAGACACTCTGGATAATGCGGCGGCTGAACTACAACGCAGTAACGATCGCCTATTAACCAGTCAAACTCGTGCTTCCGATTTAAATACTGCTCGGACTATGCTGCAAGAAGCAGTTGCTTACACGCAAACAGCAATTAATCAGCTAGGTGCAGCAGTGGAATTTCCGGAATTAATTCAGTTGGCAAATCAGGATCGGGAAGTTGGCAGATATGCTATCACCCTTGTCAAAACAGTCAGCGAAGAGCGTCGGATGATTGATGAGCAAATTTCTCAAGCTCTAGTAGACTGGCAAATGACACGCCTAGCCCAAATTGACCGTGATATTTTACGCATCGCTGTGGCAGAAATGTTATTTTTAAATCTGCCCAACAGTGTGGCAATTAACGAAGCGGTAGAATTAGCTAAACGCTACAGTGGCGATGAAGGTCATCGATTTATCAACGGTGTACTGCGCCGAGTCACAGAACAAAAAAAGGCAGAATTGATTCATAATTCGTAATGGGTTAGACACTATATTTTCTTTGTGTCTCTGTGTCTCTGTGGTAAAAAATCATTGGTTTAACCACAAAGGCACAAAGGAATTTAGCGTCAGCATTGAAATTTCAGGTGAGGATAACTGGGAGGTTTTTACACCAGGAAAGAGTACACAGTTAAATTAAACTTATAACTCATAACTCACCTAAATAACTACCACCGTTAGCTGCAATGGTTTTTAATTGGTTCCGTCGTCCCGAAAACAATCCTTCAGATACTCCCCCGGATACACAGCAGGGAGAAACACCCCCAGCACCAGAACCTACCGCAACGTCAACACCGACATCAGATGTTCCAGACTCTACATCTGACTTGTTGGCCTTTGCGAAAGCTGCTTATAAAAATATTCAAGAAAAACAAAAATCTTCAGAAGTAGAGACTACAACAGATTCAGCAACAGAAACTGTAGAGGGAGAAACTACTGAATCACCAGTTATCGACACGACGGAAACTACTGCACCACCAGAGGAAGAAGTAACAGAGGTAAAAGCTGAAGCTGAGTCAGTAGTCATGCCGACTACACCAGAAAATATAGAAATATCTCCAGAACCATTAGCCTCAGCATCTACGGAAACGTCAGATATATCACCAGAAACCTCACCAACGACATTATCCTTCCTCGAACGGGCAGTCGCAGAACGGGAAGCCAAGCAAGAACGGTTGATTGCTAGTGCAATTGAAGTACCAGAACCAGAAGTCATACAACCAACTGCTACAGCACAAACAGCCGAGGAAATTGGCGGATTGTCGTTTGATGAAGGGTTTGTTTGGTCAGCAGAAGTATTAGCATCTCAAGGTAGACGAGCAGAAGATATTTCTATTGAAGAGATTACTTGGCTGAAAAAACTCCGGCAAGGCTTAGATAAAACCCGGCGGAATATTCTCAACCAGTTGAAGGCAATTGTTGGACAAGGGCCTCTCAACCAAGCGGCTGTGTCAGAAATTGAGTCGCTACTTTTGCAAGCTGATGTGGGTGTAGAAGCGACAGATTATATTATCGATGCCCTCCAGAAAAAACTGCGCGA
Coding sequences within it:
- the nusB gene encoding transcription antitermination factor NusB is translated as MQDRKPQQIARELALLSLSQLPVNPKKLTEEHLPKLVLATVRTLRAEVQDTLDNAAAELQRSNDRLLTSQTRASDLNTARTMLQEAVAYTQTAINQLGAAVEFPELIQLANQDREVGRYAITLVKTVSEERRMIDEQISQALVDWQMTRLAQIDRDILRIAVAEMLFLNLPNSVAINEAVELAKRYSGDEGHRFINGVLRRVTEQKKAELIHNS
- the ftsY gene encoding signal recognition particle-docking protein FtsY; translation: MVFNWFRRPENNPSDTPPDTQQGETPPAPEPTATSTPTSDVPDSTSDLLAFAKAAYKNIQEKQKSSEVETTTDSATETVEGETTESPVIDTTETTAPPEEEVTEVKAEAESVVMPTTPENIEISPEPLASASTETSDISPETSPTTLSFLERAVAEREAKQERLIASAIEVPEPEVIQPTATAQTAEEIGGLSFDEGFVWSAEVLASQGRRAEDISIEEITWLKKLRQGLDKTRRNILNQLKAIVGQGPLNQAAVSEIESLLLQADVGVEATDYIIDALQKKLRDEVTPPEEAIAYLKKILRDMLDAPLKTTHTPSFAPDKDSLNIWLITGVNGAGKTTTIGKISHLAQKSGYRCLIGAADTFRAAAVEQVKVWGKRSGVEVIANPGKNTDPAAVVFDAIAAAQSRNTELLLVDTAGRLQNKKNLMDELSKIRRIIDKKAPDAKIESLLVLDATLGQNGLRQAEVFSQAAQLSGVVLTKLDGTAKGGVALAVVQQLGLPIRFIGAGEGIEDLRPFSSYEFVEALLSG
- a CDS encoding DUF502 domain-containing protein, which produces MSTNNESSTILKKESRSLGIERLKQDLKNDLIAGLLVVIPLATTIWLTITIANWVIDFLTQVPKQLNPFDGLNPILVSILNLAVGFAVPLLSILVIGLMARNIAGRWLLDFGERLLQAIPLAGQVYKTLKQLLETLLKDSNGKFRRVILVEYPRRGIWAIAFVTGVMSSEIQSQMSRPMLSVFIPTTPNPTTGWYAVVPEDEVVNLSMSVEDAFKVIVSGGIVAPNPPLTTLKISPEHNLKTTTQKLKHPAISIEET
- a CDS encoding glycosyltransferase family 2 protein translates to MFSIYILTYNEEIDIAACIESAMLSDDIIVVDSCSSDRTLEIAHRYPIRVVEHAFESHGRQRTWMLESIPPKHEWVYILEADERMTPELFAECEQAIQNPDFIGYYVAERVIFMNQWIRRSTQYPRYQMRLFRHGKVWFTDYGHTEREVCNGATSFLKETYPHYTCSKGLSRWIEKHNRYSTDEAKETLHQLENGKVEWLDLFFGKSEVARRRALKDLSLRLPARPLLRFLYMYFILGGCLDGQAGMAWCTLQAFYEYLILLKAWEMKNIPTPSLEAQLVPNLQSNSESHHTTSETPKFSEGEKSIQNSK